One Paenibacillus riograndensis SBR5 DNA segment encodes these proteins:
- a CDS encoding DUF350 domain-containing protein, which produces MQENIDLLLDHPLGALLGYFTVAILGLVVFLSFFEMVTKYNCWEEIRKGNVAVAMATGGKIFGICNILRFSISAGVSIYETMKWSVVGFLLLILAYFLFEFLTPVFSIDDEIAKDNRAVGLTAMMISVSLSYVIGAAIF; this is translated from the coding sequence ATGCAAGAAAATATTGATCTTTTGCTGGATCATCCGCTGGGAGCGCTGCTCGGCTACTTCACTGTGGCCATTCTTGGCCTGGTGGTATTCCTGTCTTTCTTTGAAATGGTGACCAAATATAACTGCTGGGAAGAAATCCGCAAGGGGAACGTGGCGGTAGCTATGGCAACCGGAGGCAAAATCTTCGGCATCTGCAATATTCTGCGCTTCAGCATTTCAGCAGGCGTCTCGATCTACGAAACGATGAAATGGTCGGTTGTGGGGTTTCTGCTGCTCATTCTGGCGTATTTCCTGTTCGAGTTTCTGACTCCGGTTTTTTCCATTGACGATGAGATCGCCAAAGATAACCGGGCTGTGGGCTTGACCGCCATGATGATTTCCGTGTCCCTTTCCTATGTCATTGGTGCTGCCATTTTCTGA
- a CDS encoding MFS transporter — protein MKDSAHKQEVLLLAVNGLCSLASVLAGTFLNVYLWKNQQNFAMIGWFTVAQQVTVGLSFWLGGKWVKEHNKMNALRLGLAVSGLFYLLVLWLGNRAVHYIWPLGLVLGIAIGLFWLAYNIVYFEITDAGNRDFFNGWMGLLGSFTGILGPWVSGWIISALHGERGYRLVFLLSLSIYGLAVVLSFFLKKRKSEGAYLWMEPWRELHRKSSAWRPAAAALVFQGLREGVFSFLIGLLVYIAAKQESKLGQFALITSAVALVSYWAAGKWFTPKLRSGGMLVGGILLVAVITPLLWKVSYGTLLIMGIGTSLFLPLYMLPMTSSVFDLMGESKESAGKRVELVVLRELCLMCGRMLGIFVFIAVLSVNDSPRVITWLLLLLGAAPLGSWAALHHLLKRKAAASLPQ, from the coding sequence ATGAAGGATTCAGCGCATAAACAGGAGGTACTGCTGCTTGCAGTCAACGGGTTATGTTCACTCGCAAGCGTGCTGGCAGGAACCTTTTTGAACGTTTATTTGTGGAAAAACCAGCAGAATTTTGCCATGATCGGCTGGTTTACGGTGGCTCAGCAAGTGACTGTGGGACTCAGCTTCTGGCTGGGCGGCAAATGGGTCAAGGAACATAACAAGATGAACGCCCTGCGGCTGGGACTGGCCGTTTCGGGCCTTTTTTATTTGCTCGTACTGTGGCTTGGCAACCGGGCGGTTCATTACATTTGGCCGCTTGGTTTGGTGTTGGGCATAGCGATCGGTTTGTTCTGGCTAGCGTACAATATTGTTTATTTTGAGATTACGGATGCCGGAAACCGGGACTTTTTCAATGGCTGGATGGGGCTTTTGGGTTCATTTACCGGCATATTGGGCCCTTGGGTGTCGGGCTGGATCATTTCGGCCCTGCATGGCGAGCGCGGGTATCGTCTGGTCTTCCTGTTGTCGCTCTCCATTTATGGACTTGCTGTGGTTTTAAGCTTTTTCCTTAAGAAACGCAAAAGTGAAGGGGCGTACTTATGGATGGAGCCTTGGAGGGAGCTGCACCGCAAAAGCAGTGCCTGGAGGCCGGCAGCGGCAGCCTTGGTGTTTCAGGGGCTAAGAGAGGGTGTGTTTTCCTTTCTGATCGGTCTTCTTGTGTACATAGCCGCTAAGCAAGAAAGCAAGCTGGGGCAATTTGCACTGATCACTTCAGCGGTTGCACTGGTCAGCTACTGGGCTGCGGGCAAATGGTTCACACCGAAACTCCGCTCGGGGGGGATGCTTGTTGGCGGCATTCTGCTGGTTGCAGTCATCACACCGCTTCTTTGGAAGGTCAGCTACGGCACCTTGCTGATTATGGGCATTGGCACCTCTCTTTTTCTTCCATTATATATGCTGCCGATGACCTCAAGCGTCTTTGACCTCATGGGGGAGTCGAAGGAAAGTGCGGGCAAACGGGTGGAGCTGGTCGTTCTGCGGGAGCTTTGCCTGATGTGTGGCCGGATGCTGGGCATCTTTGTGTTCATCGCAGTGCTTTCGGTGAACGATTCGCCGCGTGTCATTACCTGGCTGCTGTTGCTGCTGGGGGCGGCTCCGCTGGGAAGCTGGGCTGCACTGCACCATCTGCTGAAGCGAAAGGCCGCAGCCTCCCTCCCGCAATGA
- the dcuS gene encoding DcuS/MalK family sensor histidine kinase, protein MVKTKDYGLRTKVTIMVSAVVMLVMLVLYIIFRNQIIPQTRHALEDKATAIARTIALIPLVSEGLNEGRSKEIQAYTSKITRRNDIMFVVVIDMHSIRYSHPDPSRIGKPFVGGGQKAALHGEESISEGEGLLGKSLRAFVPVYNNRGSQVGVVVVGLSMERVHLLIRQNEWTIIAILLSGAVLGAAGAMVLARKIKQMMFGMEPADISKLLQERSAMLQSTREGIIAVDHAARISMINREAERLLGTAGITGNGMTRHIADYWPELRLEQVLSSGESRQDQELELNGITLLVSSVPIQVNGRIAGAIATFRDKTELAVLAERLSGISVYADALRAGAHEYMNKLHVIMGMTHMGLFDELQEYISGTVSNYQNEIGSITRQIKDPVMAGFLLGKLSRAREAGIELQLAEDSYLPESADPQVIHQLITIVGNLLDNAMEVLEGQHMKEIELSFQYERGRLICTVRDNGPGIPEPLREQIFVQGFSTKGEQRGMGLYLVRKSVEKLQGQLKMIPGREPGTIFMADVPYAVKGDETNDH, encoded by the coding sequence TTGGTCAAAACAAAGGATTACGGTCTGAGGACAAAGGTTACCATCATGGTCTCCGCTGTGGTGATGCTGGTCATGCTGGTGCTCTACATTATTTTCAGAAATCAGATTATTCCCCAGACCAGACATGCCCTGGAGGACAAGGCAACGGCCATCGCCCGGACCATTGCCCTAATTCCCCTGGTGTCAGAAGGTCTTAATGAAGGACGGAGCAAAGAGATCCAGGCTTATACCTCCAAAATCACCCGCCGCAATGATATTATGTTTGTAGTCGTGATCGACATGCACAGCATCCGCTATTCCCATCCCGATCCATCACGGATCGGGAAGCCTTTTGTCGGGGGAGGGCAAAAGGCTGCGCTGCACGGTGAAGAAAGCATCTCTGAGGGTGAGGGGTTGCTCGGCAAGTCCCTGCGGGCCTTTGTGCCTGTGTATAATAACAGAGGCTCCCAGGTAGGTGTAGTGGTCGTAGGCCTCTCCATGGAAAGGGTTCACCTGCTCATCCGGCAGAATGAATGGACGATCATCGCGATTCTGCTGTCCGGTGCCGTGCTTGGAGCGGCCGGAGCGATGGTCCTGGCCCGGAAAATCAAGCAGATGATGTTCGGCATGGAGCCAGCGGACATCTCCAAGCTGCTGCAGGAACGCAGTGCTATGCTGCAATCCACACGCGAGGGGATTATTGCGGTCGATCATGCCGCCCGGATCAGCATGATCAACAGGGAAGCGGAGCGGCTGCTGGGCACCGCCGGGATTACAGGCAATGGGATGACCCGGCATATCGCCGATTATTGGCCGGAGCTGCGCCTGGAGCAGGTGCTGTCCAGCGGCGAGTCCAGGCAGGACCAGGAGCTGGAGCTGAACGGAATCACTTTGCTCGTGAGCAGTGTGCCAATCCAGGTGAATGGCCGGATTGCGGGAGCCATCGCTACCTTTCGGGACAAGACAGAGCTTGCTGTACTGGCGGAACGGCTGTCCGGCATATCCGTCTATGCGGATGCCTTGCGGGCAGGGGCACATGAATATATGAATAAGCTGCATGTAATTATGGGCATGACGCATATGGGCCTTTTCGATGAGCTGCAGGAGTACATCTCGGGAACCGTGAGCAACTATCAGAATGAGATCGGTTCGATCACCAGGCAGATCAAGGACCCGGTCATGGCCGGCTTTCTGCTCGGGAAGCTTAGCCGGGCCCGTGAAGCAGGAATTGAACTGCAGCTTGCTGAGGACAGCTACCTCCCGGAATCCGCCGATCCTCAGGTGATTCATCAGCTGATTACCATCGTCGGCAATCTGCTCGACAACGCTATGGAGGTGCTGGAGGGGCAGCACATGAAGGAAATCGAGCTCTCTTTTCAATATGAACGGGGACGTCTGATCTGCACTGTGCGGGACAATGGTCCGGGAATCCCTGAGCCTTTGCGGGAGCAGATATTTGTCCAGGGATTTTCCACCAAGGGAGAGCAGCGGGGGATGGGCCTTTACCTGGTTCGTAAAAGTGTGGAAAAGCTGCAGGGCCAGCTTAAGATGATACCCGGCCGGGAGCCGGGAACGATATTTATGGCCGACGTGCCATATGCAGTAAAGGGTGATGAGACCAATGACCATTAA
- a CDS encoding response regulator, whose translation MTIKVLIVEDDPMVAKFNRHYVEQVQGFEFAGWAASVDEARKLLAGLKVDLILLDIYMPRTSGLQLLSSLREQGSVVDIIVISAASDNASIRKALQLGAVDYLIKPFEFARFQAALSAYQEDYMLMKHREHLSQEQLDKLLRHSTGTEEDKSGALPKGLTEGTLESIWSTIQKLESPVFSTEEITAEAPISRISVRKYLTFLTEAGVLEMEISYGAVGRPVYMYTVTASGHEIIAAYI comes from the coding sequence ATGACCATTAAGGTATTGATCGTTGAAGATGACCCGATGGTGGCGAAGTTCAATCGGCACTATGTGGAGCAGGTTCAGGGCTTCGAGTTCGCCGGCTGGGCCGCTTCGGTCGATGAAGCCAGGAAGCTGCTTGCCGGACTGAAGGTTGATCTCATTCTGCTGGATATCTATATGCCGCGTACCAGCGGGCTGCAGCTGCTGTCCTCTCTGCGGGAGCAGGGCAGCGTGGTTGACATTATCGTCATTTCTGCAGCCAGCGACAATGCCAGTATCCGCAAGGCCCTGCAGCTGGGGGCCGTCGATTATTTGATCAAACCGTTCGAGTTCGCCCGCTTTCAGGCGGCATTGTCCGCCTACCAGGAGGATTACATGCTGATGAAGCACAGGGAGCATCTCAGCCAGGAGCAGTTGGACAAGCTGCTGCGCCATTCCACAGGAACGGAGGAGGACAAAAGCGGCGCGCTGCCCAAGGGGCTTACCGAAGGAACGCTGGAAAGCATATGGAGCACCATCCAGAAGCTGGAGAGTCCGGTATTTTCCACCGAGGAGATCACGGCAGAGGCTCCGATTTCACGGATCTCCGTACGCAAATACCTGACTTTTCTCACAGAGGCGGGTGTGCTGGAAATGGAGATCAGCTACGGTGCGGTAGGCAGACCGGTATATATGTATACCGTGACCGCTTCAGGACATGAAATTATAGCTGCATATATTTAA